The window TTTTGGAACGAGATTTAAAACGATAATATACGAacatttattactccctccgtgtcCCATTACAGTTGGAGCATTTCTATTTTGCACGGAAAATCTTACACTTTCCGCAATTGCAGTTTGCCCTGAAACATGTCGGAGGCAATCATCTTAGGAGCAATACGAAAACTGGAGACTGTTCTCGTTGAGAATCCGACTATAAACACACATCACGAGTGGGTCCTGAAAGAGATAATAAGTGAGTTGAGAACGATGTTGGCTTTCTTGAAAGACGAGGAATCACGTGAAAGGACTAGGCTGAGTTATTTGCTTGCTGACTTTGCCGAGATGGCTCAAGTTATCGCGGACCTCACTAGAGACTTTGGTcattacttttactattttgaagACAAAAAATCCCTGGACTTGCTGAGGAAGATGAAAATGCGGATGATGGAGTTTGGAGTTGGTGAGGCGGTGAGTGGTTCACAAAGTGCGGGAGAAGAAGGTGTCGTGGTGGGCTTGGAGAAAGACGTGCAGCAGCTTATTGGTAGAGTGATTCTTAATGAGAACACGGGCCTTGTGACCTCGTGTATCAAAGGCATGCTTGGTGTGGGAAAGACAGCTCTTGCGAGACAAGTGTACAATCATCCGGCCATCGTTGGAAAATTCAAGCACCGCGCTTGGATAAGCATTTCTAGTTACACAAGTGTAAAGGAAGTGCTGGTGGAACTGATACAGCAGTTGGTGGAACTTGATGGAGATTCGTTGTTGGCGGAGGAAATGGACAACCGGAGCCTGCAAAAGATGCTTCTCCAACACCTGCAAGGAAAGACATATTTCATAGTTCTCGACAACTTGCTGCCAGAAATGCGCTTGCAATCCATCTTGGATGGACTTCCGGACAAAGGTATGTTAGTCTTTATTCCTTATCTTGGAGTTAATTATGCATACTTAAACTTATTCACATTTATGtggaaatagaaata is drawn from Salvia hispanica cultivar TCC Black 2014 chromosome 6, UniMelb_Shisp_WGS_1.0, whole genome shotgun sequence and contains these coding sequences:
- the LOC125195637 gene encoding disease resistance protein RPP13-like, with the protein product MSEAIILGAIRKLETVLVENPTINTHHEWVLKEIISELRTMLAFLKDEESRERTRLSYLLADFAEMAQVIADLTRDFGHYFYYFEDKKSLDLLRKMKMRMMEFGVGEAVSGSQSAGEEGVVVGLEKDVQQLIGRVILNENTGLVTSCIKGMLGVGKTALARQVYNHPAIVGKFKHRAWISISSYTSVKEVLVELIQQLVELDGDSLLAEEMDNRSLQKMLLQHLQGKTYFIVLDNLLPEMRLQSILDGLPDKGHGSRLLFTSRYQIRTAYVYYTHEMKVLDSDKSWKLFLKTIDKFTSVENNFSKELERKGKEMLKKCGGLPIAIIDVARQKAKQRLSGIEWEELFDSVDLSESLKLLEPMYNSLDEQLKSCFLHMSLFKENAIMRNEKLEQIWAISGLDTRSDVTIT